The Acomys russatus chromosome 3, mAcoRus1.1, whole genome shotgun sequence genome has a window encoding:
- the LOC127186998 gene encoding prolactin-2A1-like, producing MQLSLTHPCFSTLLLLLASNLLLWEGVAALPMCSVRNGRCFASVREMLDRAVDMSEYINKQAFQMFVEFDNQYSQSQQLISKNLKKCHTVSLEFPRPGSKGMQIHPLNLLKLVGRLLGAWKAPLHHLVNHMPSLKDAPDTILFKAREVEQMNTGLLEGVRTILSQIQSGNEEDENYLGWSGLPSLQSDKKDVRLFTIYNLMRCTCRDAQKVETALKMVKCKLLKQNDC from the exons ATGCAGCTGTCTTTAACTCAtccatgcttct CGACACTGCTTCTGCTACTGGCGTCCAACCTGCTCCTGTGGGAAGGTGTGGCTGCACTGCCCATGTGTTCAGTGAGGAATGGTCGCTGCTTTGCTTCCGTGAGAGAAATGTTGGATCGAGCAGTCGATATGTCTGAGTACATTAACAAACAAGCCTTTCAAATGTTTGTTGAATTT GATAATCAGTATTCCCAGAGCCAGCAGCTCATTAGCAAGAACTTAAAAAAATGCCACACAGTTTCTCTCGAGTTTCCAAGacctgggagtaaaggcatgcagaTACAT CCACTGAACTTGCTGAAATTGGTGGGCAGATTATTGGGTGCCTGGAAAGCCCCTCTGCACCATCTAGTGAACCACATGCCTTCCTTGAAAGATGCCCCTGATACTATCCTCTTCAAAGCCAGAGAGGTGGAGCAAATGAACACTGGCCTCCTGGAAGGAGTTAGGACCATTCTCAGCCAG ATTCAAAGTGGAAATGAAGAAGATGAGAACtaccttggctggtctggactgCCATCCTTGCAGTCAGACAAGAAGGATGTTCGCCTCTTTACAATTTATAACCTGATGCGCTGCACGTGTCGAGATGCTCAAAAGGTTGAGACCGCTCTCAAGATGGTGAAGTGCAAACTATTAAAGCAAAATGACTGCTGA